In the genome of Streptomyces sp. Tu 3180, the window GCGGACCGCCGCGCGAGCCGCCTCCCCGGGGACGGCGTCCCCGCGCGCGGGCGGGCCGCCGCCCGGTGGGCCCCGGCCGGGCGCCCGAACCGTTCACGGGTCCGGGCGTGTTGCGCCGCCCGTCCGCATACGCGTGTGCGGACCGCGGGCGTGCGTACGGACCGCGGGCGAGCGCTACTCGGGGACGGTGAAGTAGCGCGCGAAGGCGCGCACGATCTCCTCCTCGCCGATCCTGCCGTCGCCGTCCGCGTCCAGCGCGGCGGCCGCCGCGCGGGCCTGGTCCCCGGAGACCCCGAGCACCTGGAGGACGCGCACGACGTCCTCGACGGTGGCCGCCCCGTCGCCGTCGGCGTCGGCGACGTCGAGGGCCGCGTGCAGGAAGGGGCGGGCGATCTCCGCGAACCGGTCCGGGTTGTCCCGCAGCCGCTTGACCGCGCCGTTCACGAACTCCTCGCGCGTGATGCGCTGGTCGCCGTCCCGGTCCGCGATCCCCGCCATGCCCTGCCAGAACGCCTCGGCACCGCCGTACAGGGCCTGGCCCTTGTCGGAGCGGGCCGCGACGCCGAACTCGGCGAGCAGCGCCTTGGCCGCTCCGCTGAAGTCCTCGCGGTCGATGTAGCCGTTGCCGTCCTGGTCGCAGGTGGCGAACCGGGCCGCGATCCTGCGCTCGTACTCACTGGTGACCATGTCTTTTTCAGGCCGCCTTAGGTCAGTGGGGTCGTATCGCTGGGAGCGTACGTCGTGCGGGGCCGTCCGGGAGCCCGAAAGCGGCGCCTGTGCCAGGACCGGGGAAATTCCGGGACAACCGCGTGGCACGGGCGGGTGGACGCGCACGGCTCCGCGGACGGGGCGCGCGCGTGCGGCCGTCACCCGGCCGGTGCCGGGCACGCTCCCGCGGCCGGACGGCGCGCCGCCGGCGGAAGGGGACGCGGCTCACGCCGACAGGGGGCGCGGATCCTCGTCGACCGCGGACCGGACGTCCGGGTGGACGTCGAACAGGCGGCGGACGCCGAGCGCGCCGAGCACCTTGTTGACGTGACTGCCGTCGGCGGCGCCCCGGTCGGGCAGGATCAGCCGCAGGCTGCCCTGGCACGAGCGCAGCAGCCGCCGGGCGGCGATGAGCACGCCGACCCCGCTGGAATCGCAGAACCACACGTCGGAGAGGTCGAGGACGAGGCTGTGCCTGCCGTCGGCCACCACGTCGTGCACCCGCTGGCGCAGTACCGGGGACGTCACCAGGTCCAGTTCGCCCGACACCCGGAGCACGGTCCACGGACCCTGCTCCCCGTCGGTCACTTTGAAGGTCACCACCACGCCCTTCGCCCTCCGAACGGAAGCAGTGCCTACGCTTCCTTGCAGCGCGGCTGCCCAGCGGCCGTTCCCTGAAACACGCCCCGGAAAACGACTGCCGATCAGAAAAGGCTTGTTCCAGTCGGATTCAATCCGATTCGATCGACTCCGATCGAATCGGCAGAGGGAGGGCACGCTCCGGACGGCATCCGGCGTGCATGATCGGCTCCTTACCACCCGCGGCTCCGCCGGGGGCGCACATTGCCACAAAGGGGCGTGCGGAATCGGGCGTGCCGACTACATTCGTGGAGACGGTGGGCACACGCTGGACCCGGGCACCGACCGGCCCGGGACACCAGGGAAGAACAGGGGGTGAGGGCCCGCATGACCAGAAGGGACGTACCGCCCCGCTGGGACCGCAGGATGCAGCAGCGGCTCGCGCACGGGGAGGCGGCCGCGCTCGGGGAGCTCTACGACCGGTTCGCCTCCCTCGTGCACGGCCTGGCCCATCGCGTCCTCGACGACGAGCACGCCGCCGACGCGATCACCCGCGACGTCTTCGCCCACGTCTGGCAGCACCCGGACGCCTACGACCCCAGGCAGGGCCCGCTGCGCTCCTGGCTCGCCCTGCTGACCCACCGGCTGGCCGTGCAGCGGCTGCGCACCACCGAGACCGCGGCGCTCGCCCGCGGCGGCCCCGGCACCACGGAGGACCTGGAGCGCAAGGTGCGCCACGCCTCGGTGGCCGCCCGCGCCGACTACATCGTCCAGTCCATGCCGGCGCCGCTGCGGGCCGCGCTGGAACTGGCGTACTTCCAGCGCCGCGACTACCACCAGACCGCCGTCGACCTGGGCGTCACCGACGACGAGGCCCGCCGCCGCCTCCGCCTGGGCCTGCAACTGCTGTCCACCGCCCACGACACCGAGGCCCCGGGCACCCCTCCGGGGATCGGGGGTGCCGCGTGAGCGAGACCCGTCTCGAGCCGCACCGCGACCACAGGGGAGAGGCCGAACAGCTCGTGCTGGAGCACCGCGTGCTGAAGTCGCTGCTCGGCGCCTGGGCGCTGGCCGCCTGCTCGTCGGCGGAGGCGGAGGCCGTCGAGGAGCACCTCGGCACCTGCGGGCCCTGCGCGGACGAGGCGCTGCGGCTGCGCGAGGCGGTCGGCCTGCTCCAGCGCCCCGAGAGCCTCGACCTGGACCCGGGCCTGCGCACCCGCGTCCTGGAGACCTGCCTGGAGCGGCGCCCGCCGCGCACCCCCGTGCCGGAGTGGGCCGCCGCCTACGACGCCGAGACCGCGCGCCTGGACGCGCTGCTCCAGGACTTCGGGGACGCCGAGTGGCACGCGCCGGTGCGGCTGCGCTGGTACGAGGCCGACGAGGCGAGCACGCGCCGCACCACCGTCGCCGGGGTCATCGCGCACCTGCTGACGGTCGACGGACTGGTCGCGGTCGCCCTCGGCCTGGACGACCCGCTCGGGGACGTCCGGCCCGAGCGTCCCACCCCGACGGCCCGCACCGAGGCCTACTGGCGGGCCGCGCACTTCCCGCCCACCCGCTCCGTGCGGACGCCCTGGCGGGAGCAGAGCCACCACCTCGTACGGACCGTGTCCTTCGCCGACGGCGGCGCCGGGCGGCTGCCGGTGTCGTACGGCGACTACGAACTGCCCCTGCACGACGCGATGCTGGACCGCGCCTTCGAGTGCTGGGTGCACGGGGAGGACATCGCCGAGGCGGTGGACTACCCCTACGAACCGCCCTCCGGACGGCATCTGCACGGCATCGTGGAGCTGGCCGCGCGGATGCTCCCGGCCGTGCTGGAGCACCGCCGCCTCCACGGACTGGCCTCCCCCGTCGAGCGGCGTCTGGTCGCCGCCGGCGAACCGGGGCGCAGCCTGCGGCTGGAGATCGAGGGGTCCGGCGGCGGTGAGTGGCTGATCCCGCTGGACTCCCCCGCCGCGAAGGGCTCCGCCGAGCACGAGGTGGCCCACATCGCCCTGGACGGCGCGGAGTTCTGCCGCCTGGCCGCGGGCCACGTGTCCCCGCAGGAGGCGGCCGTCGGCCAGGTGGGGGACCGCGGGGCGATCAGGGACGTCCTGCTGGCGGCGGCCTCGATGAGCAGGATGTAGCGGGCCGCCGCGGGCGCCCCGGGGTCCGTCGTCCGGATCGGGCCGCAGGACGTCGGCGGTGGCCTGTCGTCGCCGCGGACGCGCGTGCCGGGCCCCGCGTCCGCGGCATGGTCGGGACGACGGGTCCTAGGCGAACACCACCGTGCGGCGGCCGTTCAGCAGGATGCGGTGTTCCGCGTGCCACTTCACCGCGCGGGCGAGCGCCTGGCACTCCACGTCCCGGCCGACGGCGACGAGCTGGTCGGGGGTGACGCCGTGGCCCACCCGCTCGACCTCCTGCTCGATGATCGGGCCCTCGTCGAGGTCGGCGGTGACGTAGTGGGCGGTGGCGCCGATGAGCTTCACGCCCCGCGCGTGCGCCTGGTGGTACGGCTTCGCGCCCTTGAAGCTCGGCAGGAA includes:
- a CDS encoding maleylpyruvate isomerase N-terminal domain-containing protein, whose product is MSETRLEPHRDHRGEAEQLVLEHRVLKSLLGAWALAACSSAEAEAVEEHLGTCGPCADEALRLREAVGLLQRPESLDLDPGLRTRVLETCLERRPPRTPVPEWAAAYDAETARLDALLQDFGDAEWHAPVRLRWYEADEASTRRTTVAGVIAHLLTVDGLVAVALGLDDPLGDVRPERPTPTARTEAYWRAAHFPPTRSVRTPWREQSHHLVRTVSFADGGAGRLPVSYGDYELPLHDAMLDRAFECWVHGEDIAEAVDYPYEPPSGRHLHGIVELAARMLPAVLEHRRLHGLASPVERRLVAAGEPGRSLRLEIEGSGGGEWLIPLDSPAAKGSAEHEVAHIALDGAEFCRLAAGHVSPQEAAVGQVGDRGAIRDVLLAAASMSRM
- a CDS encoding sigma factor encodes the protein MTRRDVPPRWDRRMQQRLAHGEAAALGELYDRFASLVHGLAHRVLDDEHAADAITRDVFAHVWQHPDAYDPRQGPLRSWLALLTHRLAVQRLRTTETAALARGGPGTTEDLERKVRHASVAARADYIVQSMPAPLRAALELAYFQRRDYHQTAVDLGVTDDEARRRLRLGLQLLSTAHDTEAPGTPPGIGGAA
- a CDS encoding EF-hand domain-containing protein; its protein translation is MVTSEYERRIAARFATCDQDGNGYIDREDFSGAAKALLAEFGVAARSDKGQALYGGAEAFWQGMAGIADRDGDQRITREEFVNGAVKRLRDNPDRFAEIARPFLHAALDVADADGDGAATVEDVVRVLQVLGVSGDQARAAAAALDADGDGRIGEEEIVRAFARYFTVPE
- a CDS encoding STAS domain-containing protein; its protein translation is MVVTFKVTDGEQGPWTVLRVSGELDLVTSPVLRQRVHDVVADGRHSLVLDLSDVWFCDSSGVGVLIAARRLLRSCQGSLRLILPDRGAADGSHVNKVLGALGVRRLFDVHPDVRSAVDEDPRPLSA